Proteins encoded within one genomic window of Variovorax sp. OAS795:
- a CDS encoding helix-turn-helix domain-containing protein: protein MQSKPAETIAVVAFDGISPFHLSVPCMVFGEDRTETGAPRFRLRVCGTEPGPLQTNAGFSLVVPHGLEALRQAQIVIVPSWRDDGRPAPPALVRALQAAHRRGATVVGLCLGAFVLAEAGLLDGRPATTHWNLAEAFARQYPKVTLQPEVLYVDDGDVLTSAGTAAGIDCCLHLLRVRYGAEAANRAARRMVVAPHREGGQAQYIARPVPAAAESDRLAPLLAWLGRQLHSPHELDDLARRALMSRRTFTRRFREATGTTVGQWLQNQRLALAQRLLETTDRPVERVATEAGFGSAVLLRKHFAAAFKTSPTAYRRQFSQEAAAA, encoded by the coding sequence ATGCAGAGCAAGCCCGCCGAAACCATCGCCGTCGTCGCCTTCGACGGCATCAGCCCCTTCCACCTGTCCGTGCCGTGCATGGTCTTCGGCGAGGACCGCACCGAAACCGGCGCACCGCGTTTTCGCCTGCGCGTGTGCGGCACCGAGCCGGGCCCGCTGCAAACCAACGCGGGCTTCTCGCTCGTGGTGCCGCACGGGCTCGAGGCCCTGCGCCAGGCGCAGATCGTGATCGTGCCTTCATGGCGCGACGATGGCCGGCCCGCGCCGCCGGCGCTGGTCCGCGCGCTGCAGGCGGCGCATCGGCGCGGCGCCACCGTGGTCGGGCTGTGCCTGGGCGCCTTCGTGTTGGCCGAGGCGGGCCTGCTGGACGGCCGCCCCGCCACCACGCACTGGAACCTGGCCGAGGCCTTCGCGAGGCAATATCCGAAGGTCACGCTGCAGCCCGAGGTGCTCTATGTCGACGACGGCGACGTGCTCACTTCGGCGGGCACGGCCGCGGGCATCGACTGCTGCCTGCACCTGCTGCGCGTGCGCTACGGCGCCGAGGCGGCCAACCGCGCCGCGCGCCGCATGGTGGTGGCGCCGCACCGCGAGGGCGGGCAGGCGCAGTACATCGCGCGGCCGGTGCCTGCCGCGGCCGAGAGCGACCGGCTCGCGCCGCTGCTCGCCTGGCTGGGCCGCCAGCTGCACAGCCCGCACGAGCTGGACGACCTGGCCCGGCGCGCGCTCATGAGCCGGCGCACCTTCACGCGGCGCTTCCGCGAAGCCACGGGCACCACGGTCGGCCAATGGCTGCAGAACCAGCGGCTGGCGCTGGCGCAGCGGCTGCTGGAGACCACCGACCGCCCGGTGGAGCGGGTGGCCACCGAGGCGGGTTTCGGCTCGGCGGTGCTGCTGCGCAAGCACTTTGCCGCGGCGTTCAAGACCTCGCCCACGGCCTACCGCAGGCAGTTCTCGCAGGAGGCCGCGGCCGCCTGA
- a CDS encoding YbdK family carboxylate-amine ligase — MTAAMPLSGHTPPRVDPDSDDFRSAALPADPASRVVQLEPFNRSEALSLGVELELQLVNTHDYDLAPYAEDMLRLMAQTPLPGSVVPEMTSSMIEISTDICHSAQDVIKQLSPIREALIKNADKLNIAVVGGGTHAFQQWHERRIYDKPRFRELSELYGYLSKQFTIFGQHVHIGCPDADAALLMLHRMSRYIPHFIALSASSPFVQGQDTQFDSARLNSVFAFPLSGRAPFTLSWKEFEAYFERMTRTGVVRSMKDFYWDIRPKPEFGTIEIRVFDTPLTVERAAALAGYVQSLAAWFLQEQPFEPTEDDYLVYTYNRFQACRFGLDAVYVDPASGQHMPLRDHILMTMTQLEWHSEALNATQALGELRTSVEANRNDARWLREKQGKERLLAEVVRQASLRFRGAA, encoded by the coding sequence ATGACCGCGGCCATGCCCCTTTCCGGCCACACCCCTCCTCGCGTCGACCCGGACAGCGACGACTTCCGCTCCGCGGCGCTGCCCGCGGACCCGGCGAGCCGCGTGGTCCAGCTCGAGCCCTTCAACCGCTCCGAGGCACTGTCGCTCGGCGTGGAGCTCGAACTCCAGCTCGTCAACACGCACGACTACGACCTTGCGCCCTATGCCGAGGACATGCTGCGGCTGATGGCGCAGACGCCGCTGCCCGGCAGCGTGGTGCCCGAGATGACCTCGAGCATGATCGAGATCTCGACCGACATCTGCCATTCGGCGCAGGACGTGATCAAGCAGCTCTCGCCGATCCGCGAGGCGCTGATCAAAAACGCCGACAAGCTCAACATCGCGGTGGTGGGCGGCGGCACGCATGCGTTCCAGCAATGGCACGAGCGGCGCATCTACGACAAGCCGCGCTTTCGCGAGCTGTCGGAACTGTATGGCTACCTGAGCAAGCAGTTCACCATCTTCGGCCAGCACGTGCACATCGGCTGCCCCGATGCCGATGCCGCGCTCTTGATGCTGCACCGCATGTCGCGCTACATCCCGCACTTCATCGCGCTGTCGGCCTCGTCGCCTTTCGTCCAGGGGCAGGATACGCAGTTCGACTCGGCGCGGCTCAACTCGGTGTTCGCGTTCCCGCTCTCGGGCCGCGCGCCCTTCACGCTGAGCTGGAAGGAGTTCGAGGCCTACTTCGAGCGCATGACCCGCACCGGCGTCGTGCGCAGCATGAAGGACTTCTACTGGGACATACGGCCCAAGCCGGAGTTCGGCACCATCGAGATCCGCGTGTTCGACACGCCGCTCACGGTGGAACGCGCGGCCGCACTCGCGGGCTACGTGCAGTCGCTGGCCGCGTGGTTCCTGCAGGAGCAGCCCTTCGAGCCGACCGAGGACGACTACCTCGTCTACACCTACAACCGCTTCCAGGCCTGCCGCTTCGGGCTCGATGCGGTCTATGTGGACCCGGCCAGCGGCCAGCACATGCCGCTGCGCGACCACATCCTCATGACGATGACGCAGCTCGAATGGCACAGCGAGGCGCTCAACGCCACGCAGGCACTGGGCGAACTGCGCACCAGCGTGGAGGCCAACCGCAACGACGCACGCTGGCTGCGCGAGAAGCAGGGCAAGGAACGCCTGCTGGCCGAGGTGGTGCGGCAGGCGTCGCTGCGCTTCCGCGGCGCGGCCTGA
- a CDS encoding cation:proton antiporter — MNLTSLFNDLLGFWSEWLRPSAGLPTVLWSLLLAAAAAAGHLVQRYLGLPKVVGYSAVGAVVGLAGFEGAIWPLRGISLFLLELGAAVVLFEAGGRLPLRWFRHNPMVLVQSLLEATLTYFGVFWMLQLLGLPDPVANPIALMAIVASPAVLSRVIIDTRASGPVTERAMTLATLNTFYALALGYAQAGLIERAPQTMLQKLYPVAVVLGLSFVIGGILALALRTALRFMSPTSENTSILLLALIAAASALTAHVGGSAPLAALIGGVLLKTLNPKPWAWQRQLGTASSLLTMLMFVLVSIVAAQADWTLPVASVVLAVIGIRLVAKIAGVAIANPGSGASWNQAFWVGCAMSPLSSIALLIASNFTTASPLLGTMITQVALPSILLMEVLGAVIATVAIHAVGESSVPWTPQAFSTTEDTQR; from the coding sequence ATGAACCTGACGAGTCTCTTCAACGACCTCCTGGGCTTCTGGTCCGAGTGGCTGCGCCCTTCGGCCGGCCTGCCGACCGTGCTGTGGTCGCTCCTCCTGGCGGCGGCCGCCGCTGCCGGCCACCTGGTGCAGCGCTACCTGGGCCTGCCCAAGGTGGTGGGCTATTCGGCGGTCGGCGCGGTGGTCGGCCTGGCCGGCTTCGAGGGCGCCATCTGGCCGCTGCGCGGCATCAGCCTGTTCCTGCTGGAACTCGGCGCGGCCGTGGTGCTGTTCGAAGCCGGGGGCCGGCTGCCGCTGCGCTGGTTCCGCCACAACCCGATGGTGCTGGTGCAGAGCCTGCTCGAGGCCACGCTCACCTACTTCGGCGTGTTCTGGATGCTGCAGCTGCTGGGCCTGCCCGACCCGGTCGCCAATCCGATCGCGCTGATGGCCATCGTGGCCTCGCCCGCGGTGCTGAGCCGCGTGATCATCGACACGCGCGCCTCGGGCCCGGTGACCGAGCGCGCCATGACGCTGGCCACGCTCAACACCTTCTATGCGCTGGCGCTCGGCTATGCGCAGGCCGGCCTGATCGAGCGCGCGCCGCAGACGATGCTGCAAAAGCTCTACCCGGTGGCGGTGGTGCTGGGCCTTTCGTTCGTGATCGGCGGCATCCTGGCGCTGGCGCTGCGCACGGCGCTGCGCTTCATGAGCCCGACCAGCGAGAACACCTCGATCCTGCTGCTCGCGCTCATTGCCGCCGCGAGTGCGCTCACGGCCCACGTCGGCGGCTCCGCCCCGCTGGCCGCGCTGATCGGCGGCGTGCTGCTCAAGACGCTCAATCCCAAGCCCTGGGCCTGGCAGCGGCAGCTCGGCACGGCCTCGTCGCTGCTCACCATGCTGATGTTCGTGCTGGTGTCCATCGTGGCGGCCCAGGCCGACTGGACCCTGCCGGTGGCCAGCGTGGTGCTGGCCGTGATCGGCATCCGCCTGGTCGCCAAGATCGCCGGCGTGGCCATTGCCAACCCGGGCAGCGGCGCCAGCTGGAACCAGGCCTTCTGGGTCGGCTGCGCGATGTCGCCGCTGTCCTCGATCGCGCTGCTCATCGCCTCCAACTTCACCACCGCGTCGCCGCTGCTCGGCACCATGATCACGCAGGTGGCCCTGCCCTCGATTCTCCTGATGGAAGTCCTGGGCGCCGTGATCGCCACCGTGGCCATCCATGCGGTGGGCGAAAGCTCGGTGCCCTGGACGCCGCAGGCCTTCAGCACCACGGAGGACACGCAGCGATGA